acacgtttggaataaaccacatacgaggtgcagcaaaggcaccgcacacgactgagggaggtttaaaaactactgacactgtctgttattttcttcctaaaagtgagcgcaggtcagtggcgttgtaacgagtgttgatatcggagtttatccacttttcacctagaaaacaacagttgcgtacataacagagctcgtagtgtgctccaaacgtgacaaagtcctgaagcatatcacgacttatgtttatatcgaagtttgtgcttgtttttttacttaatttgtgtccattttacatcccccccgctaataatttacactcgccatccCCCCTCTtttggctcttggtctctgacgggttggccacctctgctctaactgaacatattatgctagtcattttgtgtttgttgtcgttttgcttgtaatcgttatcagcgtatccgtagcaccggaagttccaacacaaagtcaaccaagatggccctgcccagcgttgtcatggaaaatagcgtgaatagagttctaattgtgaggagaacagaattactctaattaatcaaagaacaccaaaactcacagtactggagaatcttctgcattctctcacagactctgaacttcaggttggaaagatgttttgctaCATTGATCAGAGCTCCTGACACCATCTCATGTTCCTTTGGGGTGTGATCAACACTggaaatgtataaagatattatattattaaaatatacaaTAGATTATTTTTTATCTTATTCAAAGTATTTAACATTAAAAGTAACATATGAAATATCCTTAATTAAATCCATCAATATGTCTTGCATGAAATGTTTGCATATCgtcaatatcaatatatattttttattcttaAATACCTTCTTCATATATCATATTTCTGAAATAACACAGACCACATACTGAAGATCTGAATGTATCAGAATaatttcacaaacacaatgtgtaaCACAATATGGAGATCAAACAGAAATAATGATCACTTACTATTTCAATGTGGACGACACATtctgagaaggaaacagagACATTTTCTTTATACGAGGGTCAAATATGCCTTTTCATTATGTGATAATAAAATCAATGTGTCTAaagacccttacacacacacaaaaacaaatgtcaaaacattttacttttttgtgtgcatttgtgtgtgtgtgtgtgagagagagagagagagagagagagagagagttagtgaAAGATGGTGGTCAGAgtgatttattttctttttcttctacaTTGGTGTATTTAACATGTTTTGAGCGTATGTCTaagtgagagacagactgagtgattcttactagtaTGAACGAGATGTCCTCAGCTTTaatctccttctctgtgtttctgatttgatctgaaagagatgctatttctccactcatctcctcaatcttcctcctcatcatgtgactcttctgctcctcttcctccttcagtgcagctattcttgctgcttcttcatctcttagaaactggtggatcttctcaaactcctcctttatctgcctctctgtgtgctgggcctgatactggaatgggagatgatgaggaaatataaactctccaaatgtgtgtgtttcattatggtgtacgtggacagtgatcacagcaccattcagaactcagagtggcctttcaccttaatgtgggctgctgttttctcacaggCTTGTTTATCTTCCTCTAAGACCTTCAGATGCTGTTGTAGAGACTCCAGTGTGGTCTTGAATTTGTTCTGTAAATATGGGTTTagtagaggacagtgtgagtCTTACAGGATTCATCACTGTATCTGTATAGAAGATTACAACGACTGAACACAATGGCGTGATTACTCTGAttccttttcatccttttaATATAAAATGGAGGTGTAGCAGAttgtatatcaatatttttattcATATTAAGTTTCACGGCGAATGAAGGTCTGATTTAGTTGTCTGAAATCTCATCATCTGACTAATTTAATCTAGCCTGTCTAACATATATTTCAAGATAATTGTAAACATTGGAAAAACATTACAGTTAAAGCATTAGTGTacatttcataccttaaagtgacacacagcttcctctactGGAAGGCAGTCGTGAGTTTTATGTGcctttgaaatctgacacaccaaacacacaggctgtaggtcctccagacagaagagtttgagtttctcattgtgcagactgcagagaacctcagaccctgctgaagaTCTCTGACTCCTGCTCGCTAGAAAAGACTCACACAGGTTCTTTAGTGCACGATTAAGGGGAGGGTTGGATTTAGAAGATCTTCTTCTACAAACTGGACATTTTTTAGATCCCTTCTtttcccagaactgctgcagacaggttttacacacactgtggctacaCAACAGTAGaacaggatccctgaagatgtcgcagcacacaggacatgaaaactcttcttctgacagagggtttatagcagccatttcctccaacagctgctgtgcagtttctctgtaatgtctccttctgtacAAACTTCACTTTGACTTTTAGATATTCTGTAATAATCAcagtagcacaggagagaatcagtcactgtggtcctttatccagctgagggAGTTTAGACTCCTTTCAGAAATGAGGCAGAAAGAAGTAAATACCAGAGTTAAGAGGTTCTCATAATATTTATAACTCACCTGAACACAGAATTAATAAAGACTAGTGTGTCACTCCAAGATTTACTTCTTCAAACAGGCAGGCATGTACACGGAGGAGGAGCTTTTGTAAAGAAATAAAGGAGTTGAAAAAGtatgaagacacagttgttcttccaatattcagctgcacccaacgaccagcttcagccattgtgagaccatgacttacatgtaaaacatggtccacaattgttgcccctatttcactgttttgtcccctcagccttacaccacagtcttacccctctacgtCACACAGTGTCACCCCCTCTACGCCACACACCACGTGACGCTTAGGCAAGCGCACAACACCCAGTCAttccatatatgtaatgctgcagcccggagccccggtgggcgtgggtaaagggcagagcatgtgtcaatcattttcgaatgcagccaatcagatactagacttttgttgtcaatcaatttttattaagccaattatcagccagagttagctgtcaatcattttttactgcagccaatcatcttaacagatctgccaaaagaaggcggaaactgcacggagaagcttgTTACGGCCCTGGGGTCGATGTAGAAGTGTTTCTATATAAGTTCACTAGGGCTGTCACAGCGCACGCTATGTGTGAGCGccgcacggtgtgtgtgtgagttgtttcCCCAGGCAACGCGTCCAATCGCGCTCCGCTGCAACGGTGTCGACGTTCGTTGGCTGTCTGGCGTCACACCACTACCTTGCGACAATCCCGTTGGCTGCCCCTGCTGTCATCAACCCTACTTAAACCGGCCCGGAATGAAGACAAGGAGGGTGGCAGGAAGGAAAGATTAAGAGTGGTTCGCATTTTGAGATTTTTGTATGGTTAAGACAGTTTGTTCGTGGTGttctgagtgtatgtgtggaAGTGTTTGTTGATGTATTTTTGGATTCTGTGTCGGCTATGATCTACGCTTCTCCATTGACTACGATTACGGTTTCCCCCCTCAATATAAGTCTGGTCGCCTATTGTATATAGCACACTGTACATAGCCTGTATATTCACTTCTTGGGTTTTCTCAGTGGTTGGGACGTAGGGAGTTGAGGCTATTTTTGTTCCGTTTTGTCCTCTGTTTAAGGTTAGGGAGTTAGGGTAGGTTTttgtatattttctttattctttctgTGAAATAGGAAGTTAGCCATTCTGTTGTGTTTCCaagttgttattttttttttagccaTATCAACTCCTGAAGCCTATTGTCCCGCCacaaataaacattttcctTCATCATAAATATTTCTCCGTCTTTACCTGTTACGATCCGGTAGCCTAGGCCGGGTCGTAacagaattgggggctcgtcccTTTGGTTTGGTTTGCCTGCcggttttgttgttttgtggtGGGGGGGGCGTGCGGTTTGGTGTGGGTTTTGTTCTGTTATTTTGTTTCGTTTTGTCGGTTGTGAGTAGTCATGGCTGCTGCATTCGATTTGGTACAGTTCACGTTGTTTCCCACCTTAGAACAATTTGACAAGTGTCGGAAAGATGATCTTTTATTGATTGCGGATTTCTTTAGTGTGACGGTGTCTCGCTCTGATACGAAACGCGTTATCAAGAATATCCTATATGATGAGCTCGTACAGCAACAGATACTGCCAGATAGAGACGAGACTCCGGGGGTTGCCTTTCCGTCTGGGCCGGGAATCAAGGCCGAGTTTGGGGCTGAGGCTAAAGATCTGGTGCATGTGGAACCTATTGCTCCCGGTCAGATGGACCCGATGCTTGCGTTACGCATGAAGGAGTTAGAACTAGAGTTGGGTAGACAGCGTGTCCGTGCCCTTGAACTTGAGACACATCGGGATGTCAGGGTGCGAGAGTTGGAGCTGGAGATGAGGCAACATCCACCCTCTCACATTTCCCCTGCTGGCTCCCGGCCGGTGCCTTCTCCGCGTGGACACTCGTTGGGCCTGTCTACCCCTGTACCCGCTCCGCGTACTAGGACACGGTCTCCGGCGCTCCAGTCTACTCCGTCTGCTACGGCAGGCTGGGAGGGGTTTGATGTCAGTAGAAATCTGGCTGTTGTGCCCTATTTTCGTGAAAACGAAGTTGATGCATACTTCCCGGTGTTCGAACGAATAGCGACAACGTTGAAATGGCCTAAGGATGTGTGGACTCTATTATTACAGTGTAAACTGGTGGGAAGAGCTCAGGAAGTATGCTCCGCTTTAACGCTGGAACAGAGTCTGGATTATGACGTGGTGAAATCCACGGTCTTACGTGCCTATGAGTTAGTCCCAGAAGCATATCGACAGAAGTTCCGTAAGCACGCCAAAACCGCCAGCCAAACATATGTTGAATTTGCCCGTGAAAAGGCGGCTCTTTTCGATAAATGGTGCGCGTCTTGCAAAGTGAACACACTTGAACAGCTTAGAGAACTGGTTTTATTAGAGGAATTTAAAACGTGTGCTCCGGAGAGATTAGTTGTGCATTTAAACGAACAGAAGGTGTCATCTCTTGCTGATGCTGCAATCCTTGCCGACGAGTTTGTATTAACGCACAAAACTATATTCTCTACTCCCCAGCGAGCACGTCAGGTCGATCGTGTTGCTACTACACCTCCTCTGCCTCCGAACACACCCGCGAGGACGTCTGGTGAGTCGCGTCAATGTTTTTATTGTCACGAAGCCGGTCACCTTATAGCAGGTTGTCCAAAGCTGCTTAATAAAAACCAGAAGAAGCCCCACTCACCAGCAAAACCCATCGGGTTAGTTCATACCTCCTCTTTACACCAGGAGTCCGATACCTATTTGGATACAGTCCAAATAGACGCCTCATTTAAGCCATTTGTGTTCGATGGGACTGTAGCGGTGTTGTCATCAGGTGCGATTCAGTATCCCGTTCGCATACTGAGAGACACCGGGGCAGCACAGTCGTTGATGCTAAGTTCGGTTTTGCCTTTGTCTGAGAAGACAAAATGTGACTCGGATGTTTTGGTGCAAGGTATTGACTTGCGTGTGTTGAGAGTTCCTTTGCACAATATATATTTGCGCTCGGAGTTAGTTACCGGTATGGTTAGGGTTGCTGTGAGGGAGAAATTACCGGTGAATGGAATAACGTTTATTCTCGGTAACGATTTGGCGGGTAGTAAGGGTTGGTCCGCCCCTGAAGTCGTGTCAGAGCCAGAGGAGAGTGTTTCAGACAGTTTGTTAACGGaatttccttctgtttttaagACGTGCGTGCTCACCAGAGCCCAGGCACAAAAATACGCGGAAGTCGATGGACTATCCGATTCGTTTATGTGCAGTCATACACCTACACAGACCACGGAATCGAATGAAACCGAACCGTGTCCGTTCGACTCATTTACATCGACTCTTGGCCGAGACAAACTCATTGAGGCACAGCAGAAAGACAACACTTTATCCACTTGTATAGCAAGCGTATCAACTGATGGGAATTTCAGTACGCGTTCAGTAGCCTACTACCTCGAGAACGGTGTTCTGATGCGTAAATGGACTCCTCCTGATGCAAGCACGGATCAGGAGTGGAGAACTGTACATCAGGTGGTCGTACCGCAACCATATCGGTCCCACGTTTTGAGTCTTGCTCATGACCATGTTTTATCTGGACACCTAGGTGTTAGAAAAACGTATCTACGTTTGTTGCGACATTTCTTTTGGCCCATGATGAAACGGGATGTAAATCAGTTTTGTCGCTCATGTCATGTGTGTCAAGTGGCTGGTAAACCGAATCAGGTGGTTCCGCCTGCCCCTTTAAAACCTATTCCGGTGTGTGGAGAACCCTTCGAGCGCGTTCTCATTGACTGCGTGGGTCCACTCCCCAAAACGAAGTCAGGATATGTTTATATGTTGACCATTATGTGTGTTGCCACCCGTTATACTGAGGCTGTTCCCCTTCGTTCCCTTAAGGCTCCCGCGATAGTGAACGCGTTGATTAAATTCTTCACCACTTTTGGTCTCCCTAAACATGTACAGTCCGATCAAGGAACAAATTTTATGTCCAGATATTTCCAAAAGGCCATGAAACAAATGGGAATTCGTCATCAGGTATCTAGTGCTTATCACCCAGAGTCACAGGGTGCCCTAGAAAGGTTTCACCAGACCCTTAAATCCATGTTAAGGACGTATTGCCTATCCCACAGACAAGATTGGGATACAGGCTTACCACTTCTTTTATTCGCTGTTCGGACCACTCCGCAGGAGTCGCTTGGTTTTAGCACAGCTGAATTGGTGTTTGGACACACCTTGAGAGGTCCGCTGAAGGTTTTGCAGGAGGAAATGTTAACCCCTGATCCCTCTCCATCCGCTCCTACTAATGTTCTTGATTATGTTAGTGAGTTTCGTGATCGTCTAAGAACACTATGTGCTCTAGCACATCAGGCGCTTAATAAAACTCAGGGCCGAATGAAGGCTCGTTTTGATGTACGTGCCGTACCGCGCTGTTTTAACGTGGGAGACAAGGTGTTGGCTCTATTACCACTGTCCGGTTCTGCCCTACAAGCGAGATTTGTAGGACCATTTGTTATTGAGTCCCGTCTAAGTGACACAGACTATGTGATAAACACGCCAAACCGCAGGAAAAAGACCCGCGTTTGTCATATCAACATGCTTAAGCCGTACGTAGCGCGTGACGTTGCCGAGGATGTTTGTGACGTGCCTAAGCCTTCTTTGTTGGTTACCCCTGTTTCCTCTGAATACACTCCTGAGGTGGATGAGTTAGTTATTCGTGGTACCGGTCTTCCTTCTGCTCGTCTGTCCAATTCAGAATCCTTAAAAGAACTCCCCTCTATGTTACAGCATCTTCCTGAGTCAGCACAAAACGTTGTCGTAAGTCTGATACATAAATACCTCTCTGTGTTCGCTGACATACCTTCACGAACTTCAGTCATTGAGCACGACATACAAGTCGGGACTAACACACCGGTGAGACAGAACGCTTACCGAGTGAACCCAACTAAACACGCTATTATGAAACAGGAGGTTGAGTACCTGTTGAAAAATGGATTTGCTGTACCTAGTTCCAGTCCATGGTGTTCACCCTGCTTGCTGGTGCCTAAACCCGATGGCACTTTTCGGTTCTGTACAGACTATAGAAAGGTCAACTCTGTAACAACCACTGATTCATTCCCACTCCCCCGTATAGATGACTGCGTGGATCGAATAGGTAACGCACAGTTCGTTACAAAACTCGACTTGCTCAAGGGCTATTGGCAAGTTCCGTTAACCAAAAGGGCCTCAGAGGTTTCGGCATTTGCTATTCCTGGTACATTTCTGCAGTACACTGTTATGCCTTTTGGGTTGAAAAACGCCCCGGCGACATTTCAACGACTTATGAACAGTGTGTTAACGAATATTGAGGGATGTGACGCTTACTTAGATGATGTCATTGTATATACCGACACATGGGAGGAACACATGCATACTCTTGAGAAGGTATTTCTCACATTCCAGGAGGCGAGTTTGACCATAAACCTCGCTAAGTGTGAGTTTGGTCATGCCACAGTGACCTATTTGGGGAAACGAGTAGGCCGTGGTGTGGTTCGTCCAGTAGAAGCAAAGGTTCAAGCTATTGTTGAATTCCCTGTTCCACAAAGCAAGAGGGAGATTAGGCGTTTCCTCGGTATGACGGGGTACTACAGAAGTTTCTGCAGAAACTTCTCGGATGTTGTGCTACCCCTTACAAACCTATTACGTAAGTCCACCACATTTGAGTGGTCCCCCACCTGTCAGTCGGCGTTTGAGGCCGTAAAACGGTTGTTGTGTTCGTCTCCTGTCCTTTCCGCCCCAGACTTCACAAAGACCTTCAAATTAGAGGTTGATGCCAGTGAGACTGGTTGTGGGGCTGTGTTGTTACAGGAGGATGCTTTGTGTGTCGATCACCCCATTGCATATTTTTCAGCCAAGTTCAATCGCCATCAGTGTCACTACAGTACAATAGAGAAGGAAGCCCTCGCACTACTACTCGCCATTCAACATTTCGAAGTATACATCGGCTCTAGCGCCCTTCCAATCACTGTGTACACCGACCATAATCCTCTTGTGTTTCTGTACAGGATGTCCAACACCAATCAACGACTGATGCGGTGGTCTTTAATCTGCCAAAATTTTAATTTGGACATCAAACACAAAAGAGGCAGTGAAAATGTTGTGGCGGATTGTTTGTCTCGTGCTGGGACCCCCTAGTTCACTCTTATGGGTGGGGGTGTTACGGCCCTGGGGTCGATGTAGAAGTGTTTCTATATAGTTCACTAGGGCTGTCACAGCGCACGCTATGTGTGAGCGccgcacggtgtgtgtgtgagttgtttcCCCAGGCAACGCGTCCAATCGCGCTCCGCTGCAACGGTGTCGACGTTCGTTGGCTGTCTGGCGTCACACCACTACCTTGCGACAATCCCGTTGGCTGCCCCTGCTGTCATCAACCCTACTTAAACCGGCCCGGAAATGAAGACAAGGAGGGTGGCAGGAAGGAAAGATTAAGAGTGGTTCGCATTTTGAGATTTTTGTATGGTTAAGACAGTTTGTTCGTGGTGttctgagtgtatgtgtggaAGTGTTTGTTGATGTATTTTTGGATTCTGTGTCGGCTATGATCTACGCTTCTCCATTGACTACGATTACGGTTTCCCCCCTCAATATAAGTCTGGTCGCCTATTGTATATAGCACACTGTACATAGCCTGTACATTCACTTCTTGGGTTTTCTCAGTGGTTGGGACGTAGGGAGTTGAGGCTATTTTTGTTCCGTTTTGTCCTCTGTTTAAGGTTAGGGAGTTAGGGTAGGTTTttgtatattttctttattctttctgTGAAATAGGAAGTTAGCCATTCTGTTGTGTTTCCaagttgttattttttttttagccaTATCAACTCCTGAAGCCTATTGTCCCGCCacaaataaacattttcctTCATCATAAATATTTCTCCGTCTTTACCTGTTACGATCCGGTAGCCTAGGCCGGGTCGTAacaagctctttaaacagaagtatatgccgctcttacacaaaagtagctgaataaaaacattagaagagccatgactttagacatttttaaatcaaagtttaaaatacttctcacttgttattctggaacggcactttaatgattttttttcctttattgcacgtattgcatcatttacatcatatatatattcGAGTGTAAAGGTTAGCGGAGGgaaggtgtaaatggacacaaatgaagtattatatcgtgatcgatcgccaagtataaacgcctccgccgagcagagcgttgagga
This sequence is a window from Brachyhypopomus gauderio isolate BG-103 chromosome 21, BGAUD_0.2, whole genome shotgun sequence. Protein-coding genes within it:
- the LOC143484949 gene encoding E3 ubiquitin-protein ligase TRIM39-like yields the protein MAAINPLSEEEFSCPVCCDIFRDPVLLLCSHSVCKTCLQQFWEKKGSKKCPVCRRRSSKSNPPLNRALKNLCESFLASRSQRSSAGSEVLCSLHNEKLKLFCLEDLQPVCLVCQISKAHKTHDCLPVEEAVCHFKNKFKTTLESLQQHLKVLEEDKQACEKTAAHIKYQAQHTERQIKEEFEKIHQFLRDEEAARIAALKEEEEQKSHMMRRKIEEMSGEIASLSDQIRNTEKEIKAEDISFILNVSSTLKYVDHTPKEHEMVSGALINVAKHLSNLKFRVCERMQKILQYYPVTLDPNTAHPHLHLSDDLTTVEDRQQDSLLPDNPERFDVCRCVLGSEGFNSGTHCWDVDVGDSHSWALGVIRESECRKGVIWDSVWSLGYNLWTYWIRCPGQTDHYFTPTEKLQRVRVQLDWDRGKVTFTELLTSSHLHTITHTFTHTVFPLFYNYNYLNNESSSPMRILPVKISVTAKKREKRKKNYERKMRDAKKSSDAQTKERNAKGRKYCKKKTAT